The Mycoplasmopsis gallinacea genome includes a window with the following:
- a CDS encoding ABC transporter ATP-binding protein, with amino-acid sequence MNNILEIKNLSKIYKGSSRGVSDISFSVKEGDFHAFIGQNGAGKTTTIKSIIGSYLNYEGEILINGISSKEPQSKDFLGYVPENAIFPPELTTEKYLLYLASLSGVSNQKAKEKIIGFLEKFKIADLKNEKPINFSSGQKKKVLLIQALLHDPKIIILDEPAANLDPLARYELFSTLLELKKEGKTIFISSHVLSEIDKFADSLTLIDSGKILYSGIKEKSLEDIFYEKVIAK; translated from the coding sequence ATGAATAACATTTTGGAAATTAAAAATTTATCAAAGATTTATAAAGGTTCTTCACGCGGTGTAAGTGATATTTCATTTAGTGTAAAAGAAGGTGATTTTCACGCTTTTATTGGGCAAAATGGGGCAGGAAAAACTACAACAATTAAGTCAATCATTGGTTCATACCTGAATTATGAAGGAGAAATTCTTATTAATGGAATTTCTTCTAAAGAACCTCAAAGCAAAGATTTTCTTGGATATGTGCCTGAAAATGCTATTTTCCCCCCAGAACTCACTACCGAAAAATACTTGTTATATTTAGCTTCTCTTTCAGGAGTTTCAAATCAAAAAGCAAAAGAAAAAATTATTGGTTTTCTTGAAAAATTTAAGATTGCAGATTTAAAAAATGAAAAACCAATAAACTTTTCATCTGGACAAAAGAAAAAGGTTTTATTGATTCAAGCGCTCTTACACGATCCTAAAATTATTATTTTAGACGAACCTGCTGCTAATTTAGACCCATTAGCTAGATACGAATTATTTAGCACACTTTTAGAGCTTAAAAAAGAGGGTAAAACTATTTTTATTAGCTCACACGTATTAAGCGAGATTGATAAATTTGCAGATTCACTAACATTAATTGATTCTGGAAAGATCTTATATTCAGGTATAAAAGAAAAATCGCTCGAGGATATATTTTATGAAAAAGTGATTGCTAAATAG
- a CDS encoding alpha-amylase family glycosyl hydrolase, with amino-acid sequence MKNLKLLNDKIIYQIFPRSFKDSNNDGDGDIQGIVSKLDYLKNLGVDAIWLCPVYDTNFVDAGYDVLDYKSIWKQFGTLDDFKKLVDEAKKRNIDIIMDIVLNHVSNEHEWFKKACESRENKEHNYFIWRDELSDQEKEAMSIFGGSAWEYVPSVNRYYFHLFAKEQVDLNWEHPDTLKAMASVIDFWYQIGVRGFRLDAIKHISKNFEETKNNPAFAWCKGAVEYLKKFNEIAFKGKDDAYTFGESSGISASELIKYGSGDDKVADNYYNFAWWWIGWGKTTGRNGYDANWDYKNFVYMQKPFQENENIKPYMFTNFLSNHDTSRSISRWGSENFFWKESAKTHALFLMALKGVPCVYYGEEIGLLNNNFNKREDFKDVDIYNAFSNLVDKEKVYSESELLKYCNINSRDSGRAIMQWDNSVNYGFNKGKQTWIKTNDNGTSINVASQENDDKSILSFYKEIIKLRKFDLKNVLVEGNSKINILESGLIQLERELNEEKIIVLINMTDKEITNEIPNKYKQIISTYDDQKQVKNVFRPYESILLRKEN; translated from the coding sequence ATGAAAAATTTAAAATTGTTAAATGACAAAATCATATATCAAATTTTTCCTCGTTCTTTTAAAGATTCAAACAATGATGGAGACGGAGATATCCAAGGGATTGTTTCGAAATTAGATTATCTTAAAAACTTGGGAGTTGATGCTATTTGACTTTGTCCTGTTTATGATACAAATTTTGTTGACGCTGGTTATGATGTTCTTGATTACAAATCAATTTGGAAACAATTTGGAACATTAGATGATTTTAAAAAATTAGTTGATGAAGCTAAAAAAAGAAATATCGATATCATTATGGACATTGTTTTAAATCACGTTTCAAATGAACATGAATGATTTAAAAAAGCATGTGAATCAAGAGAAAATAAAGAACACAATTACTTTATCTGAAGAGATGAACTTAGCGACCAAGAAAAAGAAGCAATGAGCATTTTTGGTGGAAGTGCTTGAGAATATGTACCAAGTGTTAATAGATATTATTTTCACTTATTTGCAAAAGAGCAAGTTGATTTAAATTGAGAGCACCCCGATACTTTAAAAGCTATGGCTTCTGTAATTGATTTTTGATATCAAATAGGGGTTAGAGGATTTAGATTAGATGCAATTAAACATATTTCGAAAAATTTTGAAGAAACAAAAAACAACCCTGCTTTTGCTTGATGTAAAGGGGCAGTTGAATATCTTAAAAAATTTAATGAAATTGCTTTTAAAGGAAAAGATGATGCTTATACCTTTGGTGAATCTAGTGGAATAAGCGCAAGTGAACTTATAAAATATGGTAGCGGAGATGATAAAGTAGCTGATAATTATTACAATTTTGCTTGATGATGAATTGGTTGAGGTAAAACAACTGGTAGAAATGGTTATGATGCTAATTGAGATTATAAAAATTTTGTATATATGCAAAAACCATTTCAAGAAAATGAAAATATAAAACCTTATATGTTTACTAATTTTTTATCAAACCATGATACTTCTAGAAGCATTTCTCGTTGAGGAAGCGAAAATTTCTTTTGAAAAGAAAGTGCAAAAACACACGCTTTATTTTTAATGGCTCTAAAAGGTGTACCTTGTGTTTATTACGGTGAAGAAATTGGGCTTTTAAATAACAATTTTAATAAAAGAGAAGATTTTAAAGATGTAGATATTTATAATGCTTTTTCTAACCTTGTGGATAAAGAAAAAGTTTATTCAGAATCTGAATTACTTAAATATTGCAACATAAACTCTAGAGATAGCGGTAGAGCAATCATGCAATGAGATAATTCTGTTAATTATGGCTTTAACAAAGGAAAACAAACTTGAATTAAAACAAATGATAATGGAACTTCAATTAATGTTGCAAGTCAAGAAAATGATGATAAATCAATTCTAAGTTTTTATAAAGAAATTATAAAACTTAGAAAATTTGATTTAAAAAATGTTCTTGTTGAAGGAAATTCAAAAATTAATATTCTTGAAAGCGGTTTAATACAACTAGAAAGAGAATTAAACGAAGAAAAAATTATTGTTTTAATCAATATGACTGATAAAGAAATTACTAATGAAATTCCAAATAAATACAAGCAAATTATTTCTACATACGATGATCAAAAACAAGTCAAAAATGTCTTTAGACCATATGAGTCAATTTTGCTTAGAAAGGAAAATTAA
- a CDS encoding glycoside hydrolase family 65 protein gives MKYLKYDLENKTVSQIKFDKNVVAKTESIFALGNGYLGIRSADEEITSYNKEDFFVNGIFNKDAPDEVPELANLADLMSTNIYFNGEIFEVSNNDKYLKTLHIKDAFLSREVEVSRGENKFLLKFERFVSQDNLNVYAQKITVKVLKAASDVSFTIEPQINGQVTNTGTQHFKEGIKKRPTLESLTMHQETTLSKKYVVHNLITKAFLNGTQIQGGNDDYVIDIKRRLIKFKIKQKLKEGDEFTLEKLMSVHTSVDDKKSILKKEKVIQNAELMHNELLNERYDNLKNKSILAAKDKIWNQFDVQINGDNEAKYDQLALEFGIFHLNSFVPKHSTNLNVGAKGLSGEGYQGHTYWDTEFFINPNYLFTNPKVVKNLLTYRYKGIKGARAKAKEIKERKEESNLEGAQFPWEMAWPTDGEVCPYWGQADVTTGIQVPIASRRQEIHVSADVAYAIDQYFNITGDLKFMESMGYEMIIDTAWFYTNRAEKQVDGTYQIKDVMGPNEYKGNIDNNAYINRMAKYNIDLAIHYIRDLKQNNLNLWKKIISKIPYKINVLKMQTVSKGLVQQAPNENLVIAENDQFLKLPKVDVSPFQMLGDAGKKLFSTKEGHKRLCSQLVKQADVVLLTMLLPQFYSKEIRKANFDYYEPLTTHDSSLSAATYAIEAARLKMIQKSYELFKYGINIDLGTNMHSSDAGIHAGSLAAIWQMIVFGFGGIDWHDGKLFIDPLLPKNYESLSFKIQFKKVWLNINVYQDHFTINTIKPKTMVEVYINNNRERITNTTKKFGVNRD, from the coding sequence ATGAAATATTTAAAATACGATCTTGAAAACAAGACAGTTTCACAAATTAAATTTGATAAAAATGTAGTTGCTAAAACAGAAAGTATTTTCGCTTTAGGAAATGGATATTTAGGAATAAGAAGTGCTGATGAAGAAATTACTTCATATAACAAAGAAGATTTTTTTGTTAATGGTATTTTTAATAAAGATGCACCAGATGAAGTGCCTGAATTAGCTAATTTAGCAGATTTAATGAGCACTAACATTTATTTTAATGGAGAAATTTTTGAAGTTTCTAATAATGATAAATATTTAAAAACATTGCATATTAAAGACGCCTTTTTATCAAGAGAAGTAGAAGTTTCTAGAGGAGAGAATAAATTTTTACTTAAATTTGAAAGATTTGTTTCTCAAGATAATTTAAACGTTTATGCACAAAAAATCACTGTAAAAGTTTTAAAGGCTGCTTCAGATGTTTCTTTTACTATCGAGCCACAAATCAATGGACAAGTTACAAACACAGGAACCCAACATTTTAAAGAAGGGATTAAAAAACGTCCTACTCTTGAATCGCTTACAATGCATCAAGAAACCACTCTTAGCAAAAAATATGTAGTTCATAACTTAATAACAAAAGCGTTTTTAAATGGAACACAAATTCAAGGTGGAAATGATGATTATGTAATTGACATTAAAAGAAGATTGATTAAATTTAAAATCAAGCAAAAATTAAAAGAAGGTGATGAATTTACACTTGAAAAACTTATGTCTGTTCACACAAGTGTGGATGATAAAAAGTCTATTCTTAAAAAAGAAAAAGTAATCCAAAATGCAGAATTGATGCATAATGAACTTTTAAATGAAAGATACGATAATTTAAAAAACAAATCTATTTTAGCAGCTAAAGATAAAATTTGAAATCAATTTGATGTTCAAATCAATGGTGATAATGAAGCTAAATATGATCAACTTGCATTAGAATTTGGTATTTTTCACTTAAATTCTTTTGTTCCTAAACATTCGACTAATTTAAATGTAGGTGCAAAAGGTCTTTCAGGAGAAGGATACCAAGGACATACATATTGAGATACTGAATTTTTCATTAATCCTAACTATCTTTTCACTAATCCTAAAGTTGTTAAAAACTTATTAACATATAGATATAAAGGGATTAAAGGTGCTCGTGCAAAAGCAAAAGAGATAAAGGAAAGAAAAGAAGAAAGTAATCTTGAAGGAGCACAATTCCCTTGAGAAATGGCTTGACCAACTGACGGGGAAGTATGTCCATATTGGGGACAAGCAGATGTAACAACAGGAATTCAAGTCCCAATTGCTTCTAGAAGACAAGAAATTCACGTTTCAGCAGATGTGGCATATGCTATCGATCAGTATTTCAATATAACTGGTGATTTAAAATTTATGGAATCTATGGGTTATGAAATGATAATTGATACCGCTTGATTCTATACAAATAGAGCCGAAAAACAAGTTGATGGAACTTATCAAATTAAAGATGTAATGGGTCCTAATGAGTATAAAGGGAATATAGATAATAATGCATACATAAATAGAATGGCTAAATATAACATTGATTTAGCTATTCATTATATTAGAGATTTAAAACAAAATAATTTGAATTTATGAAAAAAAATAATTTCAAAAATCCCTTATAAAATTAATGTTTTAAAAATGCAAACTGTTTCTAAAGGATTGGTTCAACAAGCTCCTAATGAAAATTTAGTAATTGCAGAAAATGATCAATTTTTAAAATTGCCAAAAGTGGATGTTTCTCCATTTCAGATGCTTGGTGATGCTGGAAAAAAACTTTTCAGCACAAAAGAAGGACACAAAAGACTTTGTTCACAACTTGTTAAACAAGCCGATGTCGTTCTTTTAACAATGCTTCTTCCACAATTTTATTCTAAAGAAATTAGAAAAGCAAATTTTGATTATTATGAGCCATTAACAACTCACGATTCATCACTTAGCGCCGCAACATACGCAATTGAAGCAGCTAGACTTAAAATGATTCAAAAGTCATACGAATTATTTAAATACGGAATTAATATTGATCTTGGAACCAATATGCATTCATCTGACGCCGGAATTCATGCAGGTTCACTTGCAGCAATTTGACAAATGATAGTTTTTGGTTTTGGTGGAATTGATTGACATGATGGAAAACTATTCATTGATCCTTTATTACCTAAAAATTATGAATCTTTAAGTTTTAAAATTCAATTTAAAAAAGTTTGATTAAATATTAATGTTTATCAAGATCATTTTACAATTAACACAATTAAACCTAAAACAATGGTAGAAGTTTATATAAATAACAATAGAGAAAGAATTACAAATACAACAAAGAAATTCGGAGTTAATCGTGATTAA
- a CDS encoding ABC transporter permease: MLIFTVLFGSLKALNIYKDLENEGIDLITLSKPISRKSIFLGKLIAFYLFNLLWSLLIFVCSAIFLASLNKSAFDITYLFLSFLISFFSFAIFGLITSLIAFKFNSKIAMTAPLAIIAPLTLSGSFISSNSTPSNNNIAYYLNSKYQYHKSGNESDTEKFYLKNGKDAFFIVPNGYQNIGFSNKQKSYIEKSVALSKNSAKEWQIFSWLSLPYQLVDILNTENKDVFGSLNTLKESNLDQYINYSNLESNIYSYKLNKKPEIIKLETLAVLKGAKEQSYIVPGMLKNESQIENLVNTDIIFARENADNFDISFPEDEFVYASPNDLVGSLKWTFMKEILNDAVFVSEATKLIEKTVKETNSITDELQIKSKFITNIQNYINNENSLLNLYENKEIAIFDPFALKERKISSLTEKKVYLASAFLYYLYFSNNDSKLLRATLKNERIRDAYEPSIFKIQIGEFNYQIGGYASYEKIQKVQDQKVVIRYNLQPSNNFLFQKVQEVYSIQRDTKVVNKNLYVLLWITLALILTITNTYIYTRKDYK; the protein is encoded by the coding sequence ATGTTGATTTTTACAGTGCTTTTTGGTTCTTTAAAAGCACTAAATATTTATAAAGACCTTGAAAACGAGGGGATTGATTTAATCACTTTATCAAAACCAATCTCGAGAAAGTCGATTTTTTTAGGTAAATTAATTGCTTTTTACTTATTTAATTTACTTTGATCACTTTTAATTTTTGTTTGTTCTGCTATCTTTTTAGCTAGCTTGAATAAAAGTGCTTTTGATATAACTTATTTATTTTTATCATTTTTAATCTCTTTCTTTTCATTTGCAATTTTTGGACTAATCACTTCCTTGATTGCTTTTAAATTTAATTCAAAAATTGCAATGACAGCACCATTGGCTATCATTGCCCCACTAACCTTATCAGGTAGCTTTATTTCATCTAATTCAACACCAAGCAACAACAATATTGCTTATTATCTCAATTCAAAATACCAATATCACAAATCAGGTAATGAAAGTGATACTGAGAAATTTTATTTAAAAAATGGAAAAGATGCTTTCTTTATAGTTCCGAACGGTTATCAAAATATTGGATTTAGCAATAAGCAAAAAAGTTATATTGAAAAAAGCGTTGCTTTATCTAAAAACTCAGCTAAAGAATGACAAATATTCTCTTGATTATCACTTCCTTATCAACTAGTAGATATTTTAAATACTGAAAATAAAGATGTTTTTGGTTCATTAAATACGCTTAAAGAATCAAATTTAGATCAGTACATTAATTACTCAAATTTAGAAAGTAATATCTATTCTTATAAATTAAATAAAAAACCTGAAATTATTAAATTAGAAACACTTGCAGTATTAAAAGGTGCAAAAGAGCAAAGTTATATTGTGCCAGGAATGTTAAAAAATGAGAGTCAAATTGAGAATTTAGTAAATACAGATATCATTTTCGCTAGAGAAAATGCTGATAATTTTGACATTTCTTTCCCAGAAGATGAATTTGTTTATGCTTCACCAAATGATTTAGTTGGTTCCTTAAAATGAACATTTATGAAGGAAATTCTAAATGATGCAGTTTTTGTTTCTGAAGCAACAAAATTAATTGAAAAAACAGTTAAGGAAACTAATTCAATAACTGATGAACTTCAAATCAAATCTAAATTTATTACAAATATTCAAAACTACATAAATAATGAAAACTCACTTTTAAATTTATACGAAAATAAAGAGATTGCTATCTTTGATCCATTTGCTTTAAAAGAAAGAAAAATTAGTAGTTTAACTGAAAAGAAAGTTTATCTTGCAAGTGCATTTTTATACTACTTATATTTTTCTAATAATGATTCTAAATTGCTAAGAGCAACACTTAAAAATGAAAGAATAAGAGATGCTTATGAACCATCAATTTTCAAAATTCAAATTGGTGAATTTAACTATCAAATAGGTGGATATGCATCATATGAGAAAATTCAAAAAGTTCAAGATCAAAAAGTTGTTATCAGATATAACTTACAACCAAGTAACAATTTCTTATTTCAAAAAGTTCAAGAAGTTTATTCAATCCAAAGAGATACTAAAGTTGTAAATAAAAACCTTTATGTACTTTTATGAATTACGCTTGCCCTTATTTTAACAATCACTAACACTTACATTTACACAAGAAAGGACTATAAATAA
- a CDS encoding aromatic motif membrane protein — MKIHKLLPLVSFLAPLSLFSCANYQKSTELSNLIDSSSNVLQNDQSEKEKMTKFVLDSILNKQFKNSQVNRVAFINSQNNEANITAFLEKSQQYSQIILNSNESDQIEEAKINLKNLYNKNWLILLNHLNKLHIHFDNWYYFQDYNSDLKNSAHSQEFKDKIEHSLNFPRPWTEEYKTELFLNPDAKPKFEVFYDTKIKNLFLDEIIEGEESAEMPNTTIFYVLKDKLLFRIKVNNENVEIQNIIYFDKSKSKISLNLISNIVHSGFVHNDQEGYDRLEEDIVNKYRYNMPSEVLLVNKGEKNEN; from the coding sequence ATGAAAATTCATAAATTATTACCTTTAGTTTCATTTTTAGCACCTTTAAGTTTATTTTCTTGTGCAAATTATCAAAAAAGCACAGAGCTATCTAATTTAATTGATAGTTCTTCAAATGTACTTCAAAACGACCAAAGCGAAAAAGAGAAAATGACTAAATTTGTTTTAGATTCAATTTTAAATAAACAATTTAAAAATAGCCAAGTTAATAGAGTTGCTTTTATAAATTCACAAAATAATGAAGCTAACATAACTGCCTTTTTAGAAAAATCACAGCAATATAGTCAAATAATTTTAAATTCAAACGAGAGCGATCAAATAGAGGAAGCTAAAATAAACTTAAAAAACTTATATAACAAAAATTGATTAATTTTGTTAAATCACCTTAATAAACTTCACATTCATTTTGATAATTGATACTACTTTCAAGACTATAATTCAGATTTAAAAAATTCAGCTCACTCACAAGAATTCAAAGATAAAATTGAGCACTCTCTTAACTTCCCTAGACCTTGAACTGAAGAATATAAAACCGAGCTTTTCCTAAATCCTGATGCTAAACCTAAATTTGAAGTTTTTTATGATACAAAAATTAAAAACCTCTTTTTAGACGAAATTATCGAAGGTGAAGAGTCAGCTGAAATGCCTAATACTACTATTTTTTATGTTTTAAAAGATAAATTGCTCTTTAGAATAAAAGTAAATAATGAAAATGTAGAAATTCAAAATATCATCTACTTTGACAAAAGTAAAAGCAAAATTTCATTAAATCTTATTTCAAATATTGTTCATAGTGGATTTGTGCATAATGATCAAGAAGGATATGATCGTTTAGAAGAAGATATTGTGAATAAATATCGTTACAATATGCCTTCAGAAGTTTTATTAGTTAATAAAGGAGAGAAAAATGAAAATTAA
- a CDS encoding aromatic motif membrane protein, whose amino-acid sequence MKKWLLNSLGTSIVLPAFLAFSCQKNVTNTKKSITLKKVDTFQNNKSINFLLNKFFSNNEKEISTFLNNQNNINNSKFDELKYALLWFEPFRSISNEKAGGFASLVDASRKILVNNLDKNWFWFLKNIKNSSFIFNPYGSYYSAFSNEQNDFEYIQEKFPSLSLNLESNEIIDHLVVDIPQSAYDVYDQKQAIYLIYSSNFAIKFYNWNNTEKLLIPDVYYLPDAQNIEQTKEILTTFENQIWSEYNQWIIDEIEYQKGYNDPSYDPENTKQKFNDKHLLTQFNRVAYSYMSKIAINNLNANQKQIYKFTWKDINENS is encoded by the coding sequence ATGAAAAAGTGATTGCTAAATAGTCTTGGTACTTCAATCGTTTTACCTGCTTTTCTTGCTTTTTCTTGCCAAAAAAATGTAACAAATACTAAAAAATCAATAACTCTTAAAAAAGTGGATACATTCCAAAATAACAAATCAATTAATTTTTTATTAAACAAATTTTTCTCTAATAATGAAAAAGAAATTTCTACCTTCTTAAATAATCAAAATAATATTAATAACTCTAAATTTGATGAATTAAAATATGCTTTATTATGGTTTGAACCTTTTAGATCTATTTCTAATGAGAAAGCCGGTGGTTTTGCTTCCTTAGTGGATGCATCCAGAAAAATACTTGTTAATAACTTAGATAAAAATTGGTTTTGATTTTTAAAAAACATCAAAAACTCTTCCTTTATTTTTAACCCCTATGGTAGTTATTACTCAGCTTTTTCTAATGAACAAAATGATTTTGAATATATTCAAGAAAAATTCCCCTCACTTTCACTTAATCTTGAATCTAATGAGATCATAGATCATTTAGTGGTTGACATTCCGCAAAGCGCATATGACGTTTATGACCAAAAACAAGCCATATACTTAATTTACTCAAGCAATTTTGCAATTAAATTTTATAACTGAAATAATACTGAAAAATTATTAATTCCTGATGTATATTATCTTCCTGATGCTCAAAACATTGAACAAACTAAAGAAATCTTAACCACTTTTGAAAATCAAATTTGATCTGAATATAACCAATGAATAATAGATGAAATTGAATATCAAAAGGGTTATAATGACCCAAGCTATGATCCTGAAAATACAAAGCAAAAATTTAATGACAAACATTTATTAACTCAGTTTAATCGAGTTGCTTATTCATATATGAGCAAAATTGCTATAAATAATTTAAACGCTAATCAAAAACAAATTTACAAATTTACTTGAAAGGATATTAATGAAAATTCATAA
- the pgmB gene encoding beta-phosphoglucomutase, whose translation MIKGFIFDLDGVITDTAILHFQAWQKILKDNGIEYTESENEQFRGLPRLDTLEAILKYKNKENDFNYEQKQKICDLKNDYYLSLLSTEVNENSILPGIKEFLTEAKKEKIKLAIASSSYNAPLILEKLGIVNYFDFIVNPATIKNGKPAPDIFIAAANGLNLKTNECIGFEDASVGIEGIKKANILAVAITTENEKLFADADLILNSTKELSLQLIKSTFKKEFSE comes from the coding sequence GTGATTAAAGGATTTATTTTTGATTTAGATGGTGTTATTACCGATACTGCTATTTTACATTTTCAAGCTTGACAAAAAATCTTAAAAGATAATGGAATTGAATATACAGAAAGTGAAAACGAACAATTTAGAGGTTTACCTAGACTTGATACTCTGGAAGCTATTTTAAAATATAAAAACAAAGAAAATGATTTTAACTATGAGCAAAAACAAAAAATTTGTGATTTAAAAAATGATTATTATTTATCTCTTTTATCAACTGAAGTAAATGAAAACTCAATTCTCCCAGGTATTAAAGAGTTTTTAACAGAAGCCAAAAAAGAAAAAATTAAGTTAGCAATTGCTTCAAGCAGTTATAATGCACCTTTAATTTTGGAGAAATTAGGGATTGTTAATTATTTTGATTTCATAGTTAATCCTGCAACTATAAAAAACGGGAAGCCAGCACCTGATATTTTTATTGCTGCAGCTAATGGGTTGAATTTAAAAACGAATGAATGTATCGGATTTGAAGATGCTTCTGTTGGTATTGAAGGTATTAAAAAAGCAAACATTTTAGCTGTTGCAATTACCACTGAAAACGAAAAATTATTTGCAGATGCAGATTTAATTTTAAATTCTACTAAAGAATTATCATTACAATTAATCAAAAGCACTTTTAAAAAAGAATTTTCGGAGTAA